One genomic window of Phormidium ambiguum IAM M-71 includes the following:
- a CDS encoding ribonuclease catalytic domain-containing protein, whose amino-acid sequence MEKGRLVEFRLHGERRLAVAERPDGKTNWIVVDDRGQSYNIHPRQVTYEVNGTTYQPKEIPLFRQEVENYLDPSSLEVAWEILAETGESVNIPGMAMLLFSEQTQAQCYAAYYLLSEDKIYFKQKGDRYEPRSATLVGEIKHQIEVAEQRKRESEEFFTLVQQVIAGNPLESYNSVREAFSETRYRNRIDALERYVILGEEATGRSLAQETLAALELPTNPQAAFDLLVRLGLWSYHENLFLRRSQIPVHFSTKVLEVAQLRIDTPPPDPDSDRLDLTHLKVYTIDDESTKEIDDGLSWEKLPDGRERFWIHIADPSRWVMPGDELDLEARRRSTTLYLPTGMIPMFPTELATGPMSLVQGKICTALSFGVILDETGGVQEYSIHPTIIKPTYRLTYEDVDEMLDLAVPAEPELTAIASSAQLRQAWRQSQGAITINLPEGLIKVEDDEIHIQVLDDSQSRMMVAEMMILTGEVAARYGQEHQLALPFRGQPQPELPSEEELLLLPAGPARACAMRRCMPRSEISVTPARHASLGLNTYSQVTSPIRRYSDLLAHFQIKAHLRGDPLPFSADELREVMMSVSMVTQEASLVERQTHRYWALEYLRRNPGQVWQALLLRWLREDDRLGLILLEDLGLELPMGFRRSIQLGDRLDVRVSYVDPRQDVIKFEETSDQTAQATAS is encoded by the coding sequence ACGGTACAACATACCAACCAAAAGAAATTCCCCTGTTTCGCCAAGAGGTAGAAAACTATCTTGACCCTTCGAGTTTAGAAGTGGCTTGGGAAATTTTGGCAGAAACCGGGGAAAGTGTAAATATTCCAGGGATGGCAATGTTGCTGTTTTCTGAGCAAACACAAGCTCAGTGTTATGCAGCATATTACCTCCTTTCGGAAGACAAGATTTATTTCAAGCAAAAAGGCGATCGCTACGAACCACGTTCCGCAACTTTGGTGGGAGAAATTAAACACCAAATAGAAGTTGCAGAACAACGGAAACGGGAATCAGAAGAGTTTTTTACTCTCGTACAACAAGTAATCGCTGGTAATCCATTAGAATCGTACAATAGCGTCCGAGAGGCATTTTCCGAAACTAGATATCGTAATCGTATCGATGCGTTAGAAAGGTACGTCATACTAGGAGAGGAAGCTACTGGGCGTTCTTTAGCCCAGGAAACCTTGGCTGCTCTAGAATTACCAACAAACCCACAAGCGGCTTTCGATTTGTTGGTGAGATTGGGATTGTGGAGTTACCATGAAAACCTGTTTCTCCGGCGCAGCCAGATTCCAGTTCACTTTTCAACTAAGGTGTTAGAAGTGGCTCAGCTGCGTATTGATACTCCACCGCCAGACCCGGATAGCGATCGCTTGGATCTCACCCATCTCAAGGTTTATACCATTGATGACGAGAGTACCAAAGAAATAGATGACGGATTGAGTTGGGAAAAACTTCCCGACGGTAGAGAACGTTTTTGGATACATATTGCTGACCCTAGCCGTTGGGTAATGCCAGGAGATGAATTAGACCTGGAAGCGAGGCGGCGTAGCACTACGCTATATTTGCCTACCGGGATGATTCCGATGTTCCCCACAGAATTGGCTACAGGGCCAATGAGTTTGGTACAGGGGAAAATTTGTACCGCCCTGAGTTTTGGGGTGATTTTGGATGAAACTGGCGGAGTGCAAGAGTACAGTATTCATCCGACGATTATTAAACCTACTTATCGTCTCACTTACGAAGATGTAGATGAGATGCTGGATCTAGCAGTTCCAGCAGAACCGGAATTAACTGCGATCGCATCATCAGCCCAACTTAGACAAGCTTGGCGGCAGTCTCAAGGCGCAATTACAATTAATTTGCCCGAAGGACTGATTAAAGTCGAAGATGACGAAATCCATATTCAAGTTTTGGACGACTCCCAATCCCGAATGATGGTTGCGGAAATGATGATTTTGACAGGGGAAGTAGCCGCCCGTTATGGTCAAGAACATCAATTAGCGTTGCCTTTTCGCGGTCAGCCACAACCAGAACTACCCTCAGAAGAAGAGTTACTGTTACTTCCAGCAGGGCCTGCCCGCGCTTGTGCCATGCGCCGTTGTATGCCTCGCAGTGAGATTAGCGTCACTCCAGCGCGTCATGCTAGTTTAGGTTTGAATACCTACAGTCAGGTAACATCTCCGATTCGTCGTTATAGCGATTTGTTGGCACACTTTCAAATTAAAGCGCATTTGCGAGGCGATCCGTTGCCTTTTTCCGCAGATGAATTAAGGGAAGTGATGATGAGCGTGTCAATGGTGACGCAAGAAGCTAGTTTGGTAGAACGGCAAACTCATCGTTATTGGGCGCTAGAATATTTGCGGCGTAATCCCGGACAAGTTTGGCAAGCGTTGTTGTTGCGCTGGTTAAGGGAAGATGACAGGTTAGGTTTGATTTTGCTGGAAGATTTGGGTTTAGAGTTGCCGATGGGCTTTAGGCGATCGATCCAGTTAGGCGATCGTCTAGATGTTCGCGTCAGTTACGTCGATCCACGTCAAGATGTCATCAAATTTGAAGAAACCAGCGATCAAACCGCACAAGCAACAGCTAGTTAA
- a CDS encoding Nif11-like leader peptide family natural product precursor: MTQECAARFFKAIQKDDALKAKLKATDDPNTFVKIAAEQGYNFTVEQLQAEIEKMSPEEMAAVINPGVGPRRHLVPR; encoded by the coding sequence ATGACACAAGAATGTGCCGCACGCTTTTTTAAAGCTATCCAAAAAGATGATGCTTTGAAAGCAAAACTCAAAGCAACAGACGATCCAAATACCTTTGTCAAAATTGCCGCAGAACAGGGTTACAATTTCACAGTTGAACAACTGCAAGCCGAAATTGAAAAAATGTCGCCCGAAGAAATGGCAGCAGTAATTAATCCTGGGGTTGGCCCTCGGCGGCATTTAGTACCAAGATAA
- a CDS encoding type II toxin-antitoxin system PemK/MazF family toxin: MQEADVVLTPIPQADGKIKNRPVIILRELPPYGDFLVCGVSTQLHQQVTGFDDIISPSDPDFTATGLRVQSLIRLGFLAVVPRNQIIGSLGAISAERHQRLLKTLSDYLVN, encoded by the coding sequence ATGCAGGAAGCTGATGTCGTTCTCACTCCAATTCCCCAAGCTGACGGAAAAATCAAGAATCGTCCAGTCATTATTCTGCGAGAACTACCCCCTTATGGAGATTTTTTAGTCTGTGGTGTTAGCACCCAGTTACATCAACAAGTTACAGGTTTTGATGATATTATTTCCCCTTCTGACCCAGACTTTACTGCTACTGGTTTACGAGTTCAATCCTTAATTCGGTTAGGTTTCCTTGCTGTAGTGCCTCGTAATCAAATTATCGGTTCTCTTGGGGCTATTTCAGCAGAAAGACATCAACGCTTATTAAAAACCCTTAGTGATTATCTGGTTAATTAA
- a CDS encoding glycerol acyltransferase: MTNNIQVQPRLEFIPQNFNPLVFQWCQLILPLWLRSRTNIAEIKAENLATLVDLYKQFQDNKIRFLMAFRHPNVDDPYCLMYLLTRLLPQAAKQQGIPLKKPTHGHFIYDRGIPLWAGSSVGWLYSQLGGTPIHRGKLDRVGLRSIRQLFVDGQFPMMASPEGATNGHNEIVSPIEPGIAQMGFWCAEDLLAAKRSEEVFLLPIGIQYYYINPPWLSLEKLLTQLEIDSGLSPNTNFEFVISNEVKFTSEREANLYKRLYRLGFHIVGLMEDFYTKFYHKTPQQISQDSVTDPTELLSLRLQSLLDTALKVAEESFHIPTKGSVIDRCRKLEQAGWDWIYREDIKNLEVLSPLERGLADRIAEEASKRMWHMRLVESFVAVTGKYVYEKPSVERFAETTLLLWDMLTRIKGGNPFKRPKLGKQRVEMSIGNPLSVSSRYDDYKTSRRKAVNDLTQDLQTGLEKLIVKNSYPNSL, encoded by the coding sequence ATGACTAATAATATTCAAGTTCAACCACGATTAGAATTTATTCCACAAAATTTCAATCCTTTGGTTTTTCAGTGGTGCCAATTAATATTACCACTATGGTTGCGATCGCGTACTAATATAGCCGAAATTAAAGCCGAAAACTTAGCAACTTTAGTTGATTTATACAAGCAATTTCAAGACAATAAAATTCGCTTTTTAATGGCATTTCGTCACCCCAATGTTGACGATCCTTACTGTTTAATGTATCTCTTAACCAGATTATTGCCTCAAGCAGCTAAACAGCAAGGAATACCATTAAAAAAACCAACTCACGGGCATTTTATTTACGATCGCGGAATTCCGCTTTGGGCAGGTTCTTCTGTTGGTTGGCTTTATTCGCAATTAGGCGGAACTCCCATCCATCGCGGTAAATTAGATCGAGTAGGTTTACGTTCAATTCGACAGTTATTTGTCGATGGACAATTTCCGATGATGGCATCTCCAGAAGGTGCAACAAATGGACACAATGAAATAGTTAGTCCCATTGAACCAGGCATTGCCCAAATGGGTTTTTGGTGTGCGGAAGACTTATTAGCAGCAAAACGATCGGAAGAAGTTTTCTTACTACCAATAGGAATTCAATATTACTATATAAATCCGCCTTGGTTATCTTTAGAAAAATTGCTAACCCAATTAGAAATTGATAGTGGTTTATCTCCAAACACAAACTTTGAATTTGTGATATCAAATGAAGTGAAATTTACCAGCGAAAGAGAAGCAAACTTATATAAAAGATTGTATCGTTTGGGATTTCATATAGTAGGCTTAATGGAGGATTTTTACACCAAATTTTATCATAAAACTCCTCAGCAAATTTCCCAAGATTCTGTTACTGACCCTACAGAACTTTTATCGTTGAGATTACAATCATTACTAGATACAGCGTTAAAAGTAGCAGAAGAGAGTTTTCATATTCCTACTAAAGGCAGCGTGATCGATCGCTGTCGCAAATTAGAACAAGCAGGATGGGACTGGATTTATCGGGAAGATATCAAGAATTTAGAAGTATTATCACCCCTAGAAAGAGGTTTAGCCGATCGCATTGCCGAAGAAGCATCCAAGCGAATGTGGCACATGAGATTAGTCGAAAGTTTTGTCGCCGTCACAGGTAAATATGTATACGAAAAACCCTCTGTAGAAAGATTTGCCGAAACAACTTTACTCTTGTGGGATATGCTAACCAGAATTAAAGGAGGTAATCCTTTTAAACGTCCCAAATTAGGGAAACAAAGAGTCGAAATGTCGATCGGAAATCCCCTTTCAGTTTCCTCCCGTTACGATGACTATAAAACTAGTCGTCGTAAAGCAGTCAACGATCTCACTCAAGACTTACAAACAGGATTAGAGAAATTGATCGTTAAAAATTCGTATCCCAATTCTCTGTAA
- a CDS encoding FHA domain-containing protein produces the protein MLSNLTYPAQNTDKAFKFLEKNTSFIRSLVDNCQHDIGQLTSIIEPILNAPKRCELAHFYIQAVNTGKSTFLVTNLSHAETVQIVDGSQEWTVGRSKLKCSIPISELSISRCHAILGHNSGNSFFVQDAGSRNGTKVNNHRLSSLEPHALKDGDLIEFGLVKVEFFITSFIEENEDVWLADASL, from the coding sequence ATGCTTTCAAACCTAACTTACCCAGCCCAAAATACAGATAAAGCTTTCAAATTTTTAGAAAAAAATACTTCTTTTATACGTTCGTTGGTAGATAATTGCCAACATGATATTGGGCAATTGACAAGTATTATTGAACCTATTTTAAATGCTCCTAAACGTTGTGAGTTAGCACATTTTTATATTCAAGCTGTTAATACGGGTAAGTCAACTTTTTTAGTAACTAATTTGTCTCATGCTGAAACTGTTCAAATTGTTGATGGTTCTCAAGAATGGACGGTTGGGCGTAGTAAATTAAAGTGTTCTATACCAATTTCTGAACTTTCGATATCTCGCTGTCATGCGATTTTAGGCCACAATTCAGGAAATAGTTTTTTTGTTCAAGATGCGGGTAGCAGAAATGGAACTAAAGTTAATAATCATCGATTATCTTCTTTAGAACCTCATGCGCTGAAAGATGGGGATTTGATAGAATTTGGATTAGTTAAAGTAGAGTTTTTTATTACTAGTTTTATAGAAGAGAATGAAGATGTTTGGTTGGCGGATGCAAGTTTGTGA
- a CDS encoding ribbon-helix-helix domain-containing protein, which produces MQITLSQEQTQILEALVKQGQYSSVEEAINTALQLLIHDVAEREAWLRFSRNQLNDAYTQDDDYPLDAIKIANPDYAGS; this is translated from the coding sequence ATGCAAATTACATTAAGCCAAGAACAAACTCAAATCCTTGAAGCTTTGGTAAAGCAAGGACAATATTCATCTGTTGAAGAGGCAATTAATACAGCCTTACAGTTATTAATCCATGATGTCGCAGAACGAGAAGCTTGGTTGCGCTTTTCAAGGAATCAACTAAATGATGCTTACACTCAGGACGATGATTACCCACTCGACGCAATTAAAATAGCAAATCCCGACTATGCAGGAAGCTGA
- the dxr gene encoding 1-deoxy-D-xylulose-5-phosphate reductoisomerase: MKAITLLGSTGSIGTQTLDIVSQHPDKFRLVGIAAGRNVEMLAQQVRQFRPEIVAICDEDKLPELKAAIADLDPQPILLAGDAGIIEVARYGDAEAVVTGIVGCAGLLPTIAAIEAGKDIALANKETLIAGGPVVNPLVEKHGVKLLPADSEHSAIFQCLQGVPQGGLKKIILTASGGAFRDWPVEKLAEAKVSDALKHPNWSMGRKITIDSATLMNKGLEVIEAHYLFGADYDDIEIVIHPQSIIHSLIELQDTSVLAQLGWPDMRLPLLYAMSWPERIYTDWERLDLVKAGSLTFREPDHNKYPCMQLAYAAGRAGGSMPAVLNAANEQAVALFLDEKIGFLDIPRCIEWVCDRHRTDHQQNPSLDDILAADQWARQEVLAASEKIGGAIALSI; this comes from the coding sequence GTGAAAGCGATTACACTTCTAGGCTCCACTGGCTCAATTGGTACACAAACGCTCGATATCGTCTCCCAGCATCCTGACAAATTTCGCCTTGTCGGGATAGCCGCTGGACGGAACGTAGAAATGCTGGCGCAACAAGTTCGCCAATTTCGACCGGAAATAGTTGCAATTTGCGACGAAGACAAACTTCCAGAACTGAAAGCTGCAATTGCTGACCTCGACCCCCAACCCATTTTGTTAGCGGGAGATGCCGGAATAATTGAAGTTGCACGTTACGGCGACGCAGAAGCGGTAGTTACTGGAATCGTTGGTTGTGCTGGCTTGTTACCCACAATTGCCGCCATTGAAGCTGGAAAAGACATCGCTTTAGCTAATAAAGAAACTTTAATTGCTGGTGGCCCTGTAGTTAATCCTTTGGTGGAAAAACACGGCGTAAAACTTTTGCCAGCAGACTCAGAACATTCGGCAATTTTCCAATGTTTGCAAGGAGTTCCTCAAGGCGGGTTAAAGAAGATCATTCTAACCGCTTCTGGTGGCGCGTTTCGAGATTGGCCTGTAGAAAAGTTAGCCGAAGCCAAAGTTTCCGATGCTTTAAAACATCCTAATTGGTCAATGGGTCGCAAAATTACTATTGATTCTGCCACCTTAATGAACAAAGGTTTAGAAGTAATTGAAGCGCATTATTTGTTTGGTGCGGATTACGATGATATCGAAATTGTCATCCATCCCCAAAGTATTATTCACTCTTTAATTGAGTTACAAGATACTTCGGTTTTAGCACAATTAGGTTGGCCGGATATGCGTTTACCTTTGCTTTATGCAATGTCTTGGCCGGAAAGAATTTATACAGATTGGGAAAGATTAGATTTGGTAAAAGCTGGCAGTTTAACTTTCCGCGAACCAGACCATAATAAATATCCTTGTATGCAGTTAGCTTATGCGGCTGGTCGTGCTGGTGGTTCGATGCCTGCGGTTTTAAATGCGGCAAATGAACAAGCTGTGGCTCTATTTTTAGATGAAAAGATTGGCTTTTTAGATATTCCTCGTTGTATTGAGTGGGTTTGCGATCGCCATCGCACAGATCATCAACAAAACCCCTCTTTAGATGACATTTTAGCCGCAGATCAATGGGCGAGACAAGAAGTTTTGGCAGCTAGTGAAAAAATTGGAGGAGCGATCGCACTTTCTATTTAA